ACGCATTGGAAGAAGAGATCCCCATCAAGCGCTTCAAGGCCACAGGTTTCAAGCGCTCCGGAGCGATCATTTTCGACCCCTTGACGGCCCTCCCCTAACCAAAGCCCGAAGTTCCTTGCCAGGTCTCACACCCTGGGATATCTTTGATACAAGAATCGTCGCTATAACCCCAACGCCGACGAAAATCCAAAGCTCGATATGCAGCGCATCCTTTGCATTCCATCCGTACTGATCCTGGCGATTTCTCTCATCCTTCCCGCACGGATCGAGGCCTCGCTTCTCGGGGAATTCACCATTCGGGACGAGGCCAAGCTTGGCGAACAGTTGGCCTTGGTCATGGCCATGAACTTCGATATGATCGACGATCCGGTGATCACGGGATACATTCTCGATCTCGGCCGACGCATCGCCGAGGGAATCCCTCCCCAGCCCTTCCCTTTCCGCCTAAACGTAGTCAACAACAATGCTATGAATGCCTTTGCCACTGCGGCCGGCTACGTCTACATCTTCTCAGGCCTCATCTTGAATGTGGAGGCCGAATCCGAACTAGCCGGGGTCATGGCCCACGAGTTCGCACACGTTACCGAACGGCACATTGCCAGAAGCATCGAGCAGTCCAAACTCATCGGACTGGGAACCTTGGCCGGAATGCTGGCCGGAATCTTTCTGGGAACCCAGGGAGACGGCCAAGCCGGTTCTGCAGTTCTGCTCGGCTCTCTAGCCGGCTCCAAAAGCGCGGCTCTCAAATACTCTCGGGAACATGAGCGGGAAGCCGACCACGTCGGTTTCAACTACCTGACCGGCGCTGGATTCGATCCCCGGGGGCTTCCCGAGGCCTTCAAGAAAATCCGCCGCCTAGCTTGGCTCGGGGGAAGCAGTATCCCCTCCTACCTGAGCACCCATCCCGGCGTGGATGAACGGATCGGCTACCTGGAGCAGCGCATCGACCGCCTCCCTGGCGATCAGCACGGAATTGCGGACGACAATACACGATTGTATCTTGTCCAGGCCCTGCTTCGGGCCCGTTACTCCAACCCCCAAAACGCCTTGGCTTTTTTCGACCAGTCTGCACCGACATGCTTCAACCTCCTTGGTCGGGCCATGACCCTTTCGCGCCTCAACCGTATTACCGATTCCGAGGAGGCCTTTCAAAGGGCATTGGCCTGCTCGGATCTGGACTCCAGGGTCCTGTCGAGGGAATATGGACGGTTTCACTACGAATACGGGGATTCCGGGTTGGCGGCCAGACATCTGCTCAAGGCCGTGTCCCTCGATCCATCCGACACCATGGCCCTATTTTTCTACGCTCGAATCCTGGCTGAACGAGGCCAGAGAGCCGAAGCAGTCGAATATCTTCAGAGAATCCTTCGGGGCAATCCTCACCACAAGGATGCTCACAGACATCTCGCGCTCATCTATGGTCAGGATAAAAACACCTTCCGGGCCTATCTTCACCTAACCCACGCCGACATGCTCGACCTTCGAGACAATCTGGTCCGTAAACGTCTTCGGGAAATGAAAAACATGGAGCTAACGGATGAGGAACGGCTGGATCTGGAGAAGCTTGAAAACCTCTACCAGGAGCGCCAGAAAATTCTGGCCGGAAAGAATTAGATACTGACGGAAAAGACAAAAAATTTCGCAAGACACGAAAATCTTTTCATTCGGCAAGAACCTGCTCGATCAAGGCATTTTTTTCCTCCTCGGGCAGGTACGGCTTCATGGTGATGTCCAAAATCTTGGCCTCGCGGGCCCGTTTTCGGTTTACAGCCTTCATGATCAAGGCCATAAGTTCCTGATGGGGACATGGCTTCATCAGATACTCGAAGGCCCCCCTCTTTATGGCATCCACGGCCGAATCGACCGTGGCGTGACCGGTCAGCATTATGATCTCGACCAACGGGTCGATCTCCTTGATTTTCTTTAAGGTTTCGAGACCGTCCATGCCCGGCATGGCCAGATCGAGAACCACGACATCAATCCCTGACTTGGCGGAAAACAACGACAAGGCCTCCGATCCTTTCCCGGCCCAGGCCACCTCGAAGCCCTTGGAGGCTAGACGCTTGGCCAAGACTTCGACAAATGCCCGCTCGTCGTCGACAAGAAGGACTCCGACCGTCCGATTCATCCGTCGTGTCCCTATCTTCGAAAAAACCTTCCGAGCAGGCCCGCTTTCCTGGAGCGCACCAAGGTGGTCTCCTCAAGCTTTGGAGCCGGACCGCAGACGGTCGTCTCTTGGGGTTCTTCTTTCCCGTTTTTGTCCATTTCAACCCTAACCAAAATCACGGAAATATTGTCGGGCCCTCCGGCTTCGTTGGCCTCACGAACCAGAAGCTGGGCTTTGAGCGGCAGGTCTGCGTTGCGCTGTAGGACTCCCAGCATCCGCTCGTCGGCAACAGCGCCATGCAACCCGTCGGAACACAGCAAAAAAATGTCATTGTCCTGGAGCGCTTCGATCTCGAACAGGTCGGCTTGCACCAAATCTTCAACGCCCAGTGCCCGAGAAAGAACGTTGCGCATGCCGCAGGTCTGCACCTCGTCCTCGGTCAACTGACCTGTGCGCACCATCTCCTGAACCAGAGAGTGGTCCCGGCTGATCTGGCGCAATTGGCCTCCCCGTTCAAGATAGCACCGACTGTCGCCGATATTGATCACCAAGGCACGGCCGCCTTCAAAGATGACCAGACCGACCAGGGTGGTGCCCATGCCCTGAAGGTGCTCGTCGGATCGGGAACGGTCCAGGATCTTCGAATTGGCCGTATCCACGGCCCAACGAAGAGACTCCTCCGGTGTTCCTTGTCCAAGGCCGGCGAAAAAATCATCCGGAACCGATGCGGTGGCCATGGAGCTTGCCGTCCGACCTCCCTGAGCACCGCCCATGCCGTCGGCAACCAGAAAAAAAAGGGGAAAGCCTGCGCCTTCCTCCGAAAGAAAAATGGCGTCCTGATTCTCGCTGCGAACCATCCCCTGATCGGTCAATCCGAAATAATGGATATGCATAGCTCTGCTCGGGATTTGAAATCAAAAAAGCACATCAGGGCATGGGCAGAGCGATGAGCGTAGCCAATTGATCGAAAAGATCGCTCAAAGCGTTGAACAATTCCTGACCGAGCAGTACGGCGGCCATGGCTACGCCAACGACTCCAATGGTCAGGAGATACTCCACTGTGGTCTGGCCGGACTCATTCGCGACCCATTGTCGCATCGCCTGCGAACGACAATCGTCATCCAACGCTCCTGGGTCCTTTGGTATGCGGTGTACTTTCAATAAAAAACGCAGACCGAAACCATCGGAGATTTTCCTCAAAATTTTTAGCATGCCGGGGACTCCATCATCATGAGATCTGCCCAATCAAAATCGCGTGCGCCCGCGGATTTCAAAATTTGAACTAAACGAATCAGCCGGGAAGAGCAACCCCATGGTGTCGACTTGGGTCAACAGCTCAATCCTGCACGATCCTCTTGACACATATTTCCTCACAGTGCCATTATATTTGAAAATGTTTGGAGTTGAGTCGTCGGTATCATCAATTGGGCCATCAAGGAGGACCGAAAAATGGGCGTGCTCGAAAAATTGTGGAAGGACGAACGCGGTCAGGGAACCACTGAGTACATGCTGATCATCGGGGTCATCGTGCTGGCGATCCTGTTCGCGGCCTACAAATTCATTCCCATCTTCCAGGAAGGGGTCATATCCCTGGCCAACAGAGTCAAGGACGTCCTGAGCGCAGGCAAGGAAGGACACAGCAATTTGTAAAGGTTGCCTATCATTCCCGTTGAATTCATGTCCGGCATGACGATCCAGCATGGCCTACTGGCCCTCACGTTGGCCGTGAGCGTCTACACCGACATCAGATACGGCAAGGTTTTCAACGTAATCGTCCTGCCGGGTATGCTTTTCGGATTGGTATCAGGGATGGTTGTTGGAGGATGGCCGGACCTTTGGGCGAGTTGTCTGGGACTTTTGGTCGGCGGAGGACTTTTGTTCCTACCATTTCTTTTCGGCATCATGGGTGGCGGCGACGTCAAGCTCGCCGCCGCCATCGGATCCTTGGGCGGCATGTTGTTCGTCCTAGAAACCGTTGCCTACGCCTTTGTCCTAGGCGCCGGGGTAGCCTTGGCCATCAGATTTTTTCAAGGCCGTCTGGGCGATCTTTTCAAGGAATGTTGGCATATCCTGTTCGGCTTTATTTTGAATCTCCCCGGCCCGATCCACAAAACCAACCATCTCGGACCCGCTCACTCCGGAGTCCCTTTCGCGGTTTGCTTGGCTGGCGGAGCCCTGGGGGCCAAATGGCTCGGGTTCTTCAATCTTCTGGTGGCCAGATGACCATGCCGTTGCCAAAGACAATCCTTTTTCGCAACCATAATTTCAAACGGAATCAAACTGGCCAATCGACCGTGGAGTTCATGCTGATGATCGTCATTCTCATGGTCGTCATGCTTTCCTTTCTCAGTTTCACCTTTCTCGGGGCCCAGGCCTTTCTGACCCGCTACGTCTCCCATGTGGGAGCCCGGGCCTACCTAGCCTACTCCAACGGATTCGGTGACGGATGGAAGGATGCCGTCAAAATCTCATCCAAACTCATAATCAACCGCTCCGGAGATACCAAAATCGAAACTGTTGGAGACGGAGTACGCATAAAGGTCCGGGTCCGGGAACTTTTCCCCACTCTGGGCATCTACGGCCAAGGCGGTGAAATGGAGCTGGAGGCCACGACCAGACTGGGCGAGGAACCTGAGATGGAGGGCGACAATGTGCTCTGAAGGTTTGGGTATAGACGGCCCGGCCATCTTAGCCCCAAAGCCAAGACGATTTCTGCCCGGTCAAAGCGGTCAGACCACGGTCTTTCTGGCCTTGTCCATGATGGTTTTCATCTGCTTTCTGGCCTTCATGGTCGATGTCGGCCAACTGGTCCACGACAAGATCCTGACCCAGAACGCAGCCGACATGATCGCCCTGTCCGGGGCCAACGTCCAGGCCGCCGGCATGAACGAGCTGGCCGACCTGAACTGGGAATACTATTGGCTACAGCAGGATCTTCGTCGGTGGCTTCTGGTTCTCTACAACAACCCCGGAAGTATCCGCCAACAAATAATGACCTTCAAAAAATTCATGTTCATCGTCCGGGGGATGATGGAAGTGAGCAATGTCGCCTATCAAGTGGCTTCCATGGGAGCGGCCTACAAGGCATGGGGTTGGTACGACGACCAATACGGAGGATTCGATCCGCCCATCGTCCTTCCCTGGCCCTTGCAGGGTCTGACCGAACTGGGAGAAACGAGCCAGGTCATCCTGATCAGCTCCTATGTTCAAACCGTGCCCCTGCCGGTGGCTTTGCCTTGCTTCATACCAATTCCCTTCCGGCCTTTTCCTCTTGTGCCTACGATCGCCAAAGGAGTACCGGTCGCCTATGTTGACGTCCTGCAATCCAATGAGACGTACATGCGCAAGGCCGACAACGCCGAGACAACCTCCTTCGTGGTTCTCCTCTCCCGGGAAAGCCGGCCGGTGTTCGTCAACCTGCCCTCTCTGGGCTTCGATGTGGAAATCCCCAGAATTTTTGCCGCTTCTGCCCTCATTCCCACCGGAGGGAGCATCGAGGACGGCGACCCCAGCTACTTCGCCCGGTTCGTTCCATTAGAGGAATTGGACCATATTCCCTTTCTTGGCTACGTAGGATTCAAACATTGACCGCGAGGGAAGGCATGCTTTTTGGGAAACTCTGTGGTTTAGCAAGTCGACCATCACAGGTCGAAAAATCCTGTGCCGGACAGGCCGCGGTGGAAACCATTTTTGCCCTCGTCGTCCTGGTCTTGCTCATCCTGATGACCGCGCAGCTGTTCATGCTGGGCGACAAGACCATGGTCACCCTGAACGAAGCCTTTCGAAAAACCTTGCGGGAGGCTCACGATTTGGATGGAT
The genomic region above belongs to Deltaproteobacteria bacterium and contains:
- a CDS encoding peptidase M48 Ste24p, with amino-acid sequence MQRILCIPSVLILAISLILPARIEASLLGEFTIRDEAKLGEQLALVMAMNFDMIDDPVITGYILDLGRRIAEGIPPQPFPFRLNVVNNNAMNAFATAAGYVYIFSGLILNVEAESELAGVMAHEFAHVTERHIARSIEQSKLIGLGTLAGMLAGIFLGTQGDGQAGSAVLLGSLAGSKSAALKYSREHEREADHVGFNYLTGAGFDPRGLPEAFKKIRRLAWLGGSSIPSYLSTHPGVDERIGYLEQRIDRLPGDQHGIADDNTRLYLVQALLRARYSNPQNALAFFDQSAPTCFNLLGRAMTLSRLNRITDSEEAFQRALACSDLDSRVLSREYGRFHYEYGDSGLAARHLLKAVSLDPSDTMALFFYARILAERGQRAEAVEYLQRILRGNPHHKDAHRHLALIYGQDKNTFRAYLHLTHADMLDLRDNLVRKRLREMKNMELTDEERLDLEKLENLYQERQKILAGKN
- a CDS encoding response regulator, whose protein sequence is MNRTVGVLLVDDERAFVEVLAKRLASKGFEVAWAGKGSEALSLFSAKSGIDVVVLDLAMPGMDGLETLKKIKEIDPLVEIIMLTGHATVDSAVDAIKRGAFEYLMKPCPHQELMALIMKAVNRKRAREAKILDITMKPYLPEEEKNALIEQVLAE
- a CDS encoding Stp1/IreP family PP2C-type Ser/Thr phosphatase, which encodes MHIHYFGLTDQGMVRSENQDAIFLSEEGAGFPLFFLVADGMGGAQGGRTASSMATASVPDDFFAGLGQGTPEESLRWAVDTANSKILDRSRSDEHLQGMGTTLVGLVIFEGGRALVINIGDSRCYLERGGQLRQISRDHSLVQEMVRTGQLTEDEVQTCGMRNVLSRALGVEDLVQADLFEIEALQDNDIFLLCSDGLHGAVADERMLGVLQRNADLPLKAQLLVREANEAGGPDNISVILVRVEMDKNGKEEPQETTVCGPAPKLEETTLVRSRKAGLLGRFFRR
- a CDS encoding class III signal peptide-containing protein, whose translation is MGVLEKLWKDERGQGTTEYMLIIGVIVLAILFAAYKFIPIFQEGVISLANRVKDVLSAGKEGHSNL
- a CDS encoding prepilin peptidase, giving the protein MSGMTIQHGLLALTLAVSVYTDIRYGKVFNVIVLPGMLFGLVSGMVVGGWPDLWASCLGLLVGGGLLFLPFLFGIMGGGDVKLAAAIGSLGGMLFVLETVAYAFVLGAGVALAIRFFQGRLGDLFKECWHILFGFILNLPGPIHKTNHLGPAHSGVPFAVCLAGGALGAKWLGFFNLLVAR